The DNA segment tttcaccGATTAATTTTTTGAGACTGATATCTCACTCGATAATGTCTATGAAcaaatattacttttttaatAGGTCTCATGTGTTATATCTCGTGGATCTAGCTCTGTAATACGGACAACTCaatcatatttacaataaataataataatttgttattacaatgaaaaataataatctagtataacaagtaatattttttcatggatCGATCCGAATAGAAGatatgtctcacaaaattgaccatTGAGAATACTTCATAAGagttttgtgatattttttatgccaaaaaCATAAATTTTCACTCAATGTGCAAATCAGATTGATTTGTCTCATTCATATAAATCAATAAAATCGTCTCACAAAAAACcttcattatatatatttaaatatacgAATACAATTCCCTTCTTTTTTCAATAAATACTAGTAACAATAgaataagaataataataataataataataataataataataataataataataagtataTTTCAATATAATGATTAATACTAAAATTAAACAAGACTCgcatgaaattatttttaactaTCAAATAATATCTTAATTAAAATACAGAATAATAgctgcaataaaaaaaatacagaaTAATAGCTATCAACtactcaaaattattattattattattattactattattattattatgattattattattattattattaaataataaaaattataagtttTAATCCTCCATTAATTAGTATAAAATTCTTATtagtattaattttattattattcttattttattaaaataaccCTCCGTCAACAAATATTATCTTGATTATTCTTTGAGTATTATTTTActgtatatttttatattattattgccatgtgattattaaattattatttattaatttaattttttttagaaacactaattttaattattaatagtATCAAGTTCATTATAGTATCATGTTTATTATAGTATTTTATGTCAATCAAGATTAATTTCAAGATAATGATATAATTTGAAATCTATTCGATTTTGTATCGTTGTAATGTATAAATAAGTACAACGTTGTTCGGGTGCAATAATTCTCCATGTAGCTTTGGTTAAAGCGGCAAGCGTTCAGTCCTACAATTGGTTTCAGATAGAACCAATGTCATTAGTTTGATTCTCATTGATTGCGAGATTATTGAGATACAATAATTATCTCTATTGATAGAGCGATGAAACTAATAATCGAAATCCATGGATTCTAAATCAATTCTAATACATTCTAACGAAAAAATATTACTATCCCTACATATAAGAAAAAAACTAGCCATTCATGAGATTCCACCGTAAGCAAAGTTAAATTGCAGTTGCTCTTTATCTTTGATTTTTCAAGTGTCGTATACTGATACCAATATATAAAAGATTCTCTTAATTTGAACATTGGATCGGACAACATTGAATATTCTTACGATaacaaaaaatttgaaaaattaaaagttagaaaATATTCTCTTGATTTTAACGTACACACAATTAATTACAAattccgaaaaaaaaaatcactttcTGTCTTCTgacttaattttaaaaaaagttctCATGATTATATATACTCTTGTGAGGACTCATAGGTCATAGGTCATATTGCccccaaaatttcaaatttaaaataaaatatttgattcgaAATCGATCGTAAATTCGTAACAAGCTCCTCGTTTAAAACAAGAAGGTTGTACTTGCACATATATAAGCAAACTAGCTTTTTATTCTTCACAtgataattattaaattttttttagcttaaatatctaattattctAGTTTGATCCATCTTAATATTtctcaaataatttcacatGATTTAATTCACCTGGTAAGTGGTGTTTCGTcaagtttaaatatttaattattcttgTTTATCTTAATATATCTCTCATAATTTATCGTTATCGAATTTTACTCGAAATACATAACATATTTCTCGTTTTCATCCGATAGATTGAtagaaaaatatgttaaataatatttttaaaaatatataaaatattaccTGTTAATCTAGGCAGCCGCCTAGACGGATTTTGATGCGTCTAGGCGGCGGTAAGGCGATCTAAACGGtcaattaatataataactCCAAAAAACTTAAACTCTAAAAATCGGAACAGTGGGCAACTGTCTAGCGCCTAAACGTCGCATAAGAAGTCCTAGGTGCCCGCCTTTTAgaacaatgatatatataaagtATAAACAATAtgttcccaaaaaaaaaaatataattacttTGTTTATACTTTATATACATCAATGTTCTAAAAGACGAAAACAAAGTATAACAATATAATATTATGCTTAACAAATAATACGTTCAAACAATATTGTTTGATGTGAAAGAtgagttgattttttttatatcatcTTATGTTTGATTCaaattttacaataaaaagtaaCATAATGTTTTAAATTTATCTTTCCACATTTAATCATCTCAACCTACGAGCTAAGAGTGCTGgagattaaatttttttttttttttttttgggttagaGTGTGGGTATTTTAAGCTTATTATTGATCGCTTTGAGGTATCTTAATTCCGAGTTGAGCTCATAATTATTCACAAACTAAACAAAAAACCTATATTGAATGGGACAAtcttttttcttgcaatttcaCATTGTCTTTTTCAAACTTTCAGTATTTGATGGgcggaaacttaaataaaaaattttaatggataaaatataatttttttattttttatattatatataaaaaatttataggtAATGCTGTAAAAGTATGTCATTTTCAACATATATTAggaaatatgaaaaatatttatggatctTTGAAGTTTGAATAACTAAATTTGACTAATAAAAGTAATaaagaaattaaattttcaatttttatacATAATTATCAGTGTTGACTAATACAATTAATCAAGAGATTATTAAATAAGCACGGGACGGTCACCGTCCGCCATAGAACTGAGTAAACTTCAAATATCATTGTTGGACCAAAATAAATTGttgatattttattaattgaCTAATTACTAGATAATTAATAGTCGCCTCTACGACTTCTACtctctaatttttattttaaaaaaaagtctACTTTATTGGCagaagttttaattttttttttcttttttaatttgATAACAATTCCCACGTTTTCGTATAAATGAAAAGTATTTTGTAATGGacaacacaaaaaaattatccgatgttttcatattttcattGTCGAGCATATCTCTTGTGAAAAagtctcacaaatatatatcccATAAGATTTTTCAAATtgatccatatttataatatgagataaaaaaatattttttatgagtcATGTATCGGAGATCCGTTTCACAAAATTGACTTATGATATGAGACAATCTTTTATAATTGTCCCACATTGAATAATAAAACTAACAAAAAATGAGTTATAAACTCTTGAGGTAACCACACCCAATACGAAGTCTTTTGGGATGGACACCTCATAGATTTATAACCTAACATCGGTGCTCTCGTTGAAAGTTCGCGTAGCGGAAGATGGACGGTCTAGGAAAGAACTACCATCGGATCAGTCGCGGACGTCGGCTTCTCAAGAAGTTGGCAATGTTACAAATTATAATTGTCTCATATTGAATAATAAAACTAACAAAGAGTGAGTCCCTTGAGATTAACAATCACGAGTCCACGACTTGATTTCGGTAAATGTGGTAGCATGTATAAAAATATGTTATGATAGATATATCATCGAGTTATATTTTCGACTAATACAAATACTCCTATAGTATCAATTTATGAGTTAATTTTGTGagaatatctcatcaatataacccataaaaaattaaaatattacttttcactTTAAGCATTTTCTCTATCACGAATAAAACATTAGCATTTCCGTAAAAGCTTGATTTCGGTAATTATTCATGGCAATAATTCCGAAAAGCCAAAATTGGCTTTTGCATCGATTGATTTCTAAATTGTTGAACATTTCGGGTCAATATATAGTCAGTACTGGCATATCATAGATTAATAGCATACGTTATACGCGTGTTTTCTAGAAAAATGAgagaatgaaatattttttaaaaatgttaaaatgaaatatattaatttttaagttgaaatgatatgttaaaaaattaaatgcaaaaaaaatatgtggTATATATAATTGGATGTTTATAGGTTGTTTTagggaatttttttaaaaaaaaaaactttcaagACTATACCAAAATTACTAAATTAGGTAGTAaaagatatttaatttaataaataatatatatatatatatatatatatatatatattaaaaatgttATGATATGATTGTTAAATATAGATTCTCATCGagagattttttttctttcaattatCTAATTTAGATTGAGTTTAGATAAAAAGATTTGACATCCATggatttaaatataattttattatttagatAACGTATTTTTTAGATAACTTACAATTGAAATCCAAATCTATGATGAGATTTATTATTGAGCTAATCCAAACGGATTTGAAATCCTTATAATATTAGAATCATACAGAATTCATTGTGATTAATATGAATAGTGTGTGAATAGGTAGATGGATTATTTGAGTTTTCACGGTTAAAGTGATTTAGCAATCAAAATGGATTTCAAATGCCTCAATCCAAATGTAATTTATTGTAGCTTAGATTAATAGTGTATGTTGGTGGGGCAAAGGCCCTGttacttattttttattaattcgatttcatattatattttctaaataaaccttataatttttaatttttttgacaaGTTAGTTATTTCGGATACCATCTGAATTCTGAAATATATAACTTAGCTTGGTTAGATTGATTCTATCAATTGAATTACAAATATCAGTTAATATCGGAAATAACCGAattgataattatttttttaacaaaattagaaattctatttataaaatataatctaaaactgattttaatattaattagaTTGCCtggtaaaaaaataatttctatgATTAATTGGTTGTTTTCTtcgtaaaaataacaaaaaatcaaatcaaataaacgaaaaaaataagaaaatatgggagtaaataataatattattttgatttctCATATCAAATATTACATTGTAGAAACCCATTAGTTTATGTGTATGCATCATTAATTTTGGgatgttattttgttttgataGATTTCtggaaatttaaaaaatataggtATCGTTTGACTCGTGGAtcggaaaataaaaaattcataatatgAAAAagataaatcaatatatttagataaaataatgatgCACGACACTGATAATTTGTAGAAATTGAACCAAACATCAGATTAAACAAGGATAAGTAATCAATAAATGTCTTATCATTCGCACCAAACAgtgtttataatattttactgTCAAATATCCCAAAGGAACAGTGATTTAGAACATGTTCCACAAAAAAACTGGTGCATCTCACTTTGGAAAACCAACATTACAGTTTTTTTGATAATTAGATTAGATACACACACCAGTATAAAACTGCTGAGCTTAAACTTCTGCTTACTTGTGCCAAATAATCTGCTACACTGATGGAATGTTAATTATACATGCCATATAGATTTGAAACGCAGACGACGTATTTACTTACATGAATAGATGATAATTATTCAAAGTTAAGCAACTTGCATCTTGAGATCCATACCATGGAGGGACTTGACAGTTTCGTCTCCTTCCGCCGGTAAGTCGTCTAAGCTCTGAATCGGTTGCTTTAGGCACCGCATGAATTGAGTGAACAAAGGGAAATGCTGAGGAGAAAAGAAATAAGCTCCCATTCTTTGATATGTGAACAAGTCCGTTGTTACATTTTCGTCTAACAGAACCTTCTTGATCTGTTCAAAACCTGAGGAATCACCCAAAGCTGATAAGTTTTGGCCAGATATTTTGACTCCATGATCTCTGCAAGAAGATGTTATTTGCTTGAGCAACATTTCTGGGCTCGAGAGAGACGCAGCTGACTGGTGGTCGTCTGATAGGTCAATTCCAGGGAGTATCATTTTGCATGAATTTCTTGAGAAGATTTCAGCAAAGGCATTGTAACCACCTCTGTTATCGGTGTTGTAGAATCCGGCTGCTAGCTCAGAAGGGTGGGATCGGGATCTATACCACGAATGGGTTAGAGGAACTTTACCAGAAATTGTAATAGGCACGTCATTGAAGGTTGATGCAGCGAGCGACAAGATTCGATCTCCATGAGATACCAAAAGGTTTGAGTACCAACAGAGAAAAAAATTGCCATACAGGCTCTCCCAAGATCCACCATTCTCCGCGAAGAAGCCAATAGAAATTGGATTATGGTCGTTGTAGCTGGGGGAATCATGGGGACCCCCAAGCCCCCATAGAGGGTTTCCATGTGTTTCGGCATGCTGCTTAAGATTGTTAAGCATAAATTTGTCGTAACACTGGAATTCTCCAGCTCCATTGCTATTGACTGAATGGTGGTGAGATGGGTATCGAAGCTCGCCTTCAGGTCCAAGACCAATTGATATGCCCTATAACACAAACACATTGATGAGAACAAAAACCAGCATTTCTTGTTACAAGCTAGACAAAAAAATGGTCTTTTGCTGCTACTCTATCAATATAAATGATCCTTACCGTGATTGTAGTACCCAAGAAAGCTGAGAATGTAGATTTGAAATTATCGCAAAATGCTTTATATACTTCAACTGGGGTATTTCCATCTAAAACAGGAAGATCATCCACAGCTAATGACAGACAATTTTTGTATTGCCGGCCTGACCGATCTGTGAAATAGATACCCGGTTCAGATTCACCGACTCGAGAAACCCATTCTGGAAGTTGGATTTCGTGTTCTTCTGATGAATGGAAACAGAGAGACACGTGGAGTTTAAGACCCAATTCTTGAACCATTTCCACAACAGTGAGGTAGCTTGTCCATTGATACTTTCCCATGGCTTCCTTTTCAGCTATCCCCCAGTACACTGGGAGTTCCACACCATCTATGCCCAATAATTTCAAAGCTTTCAGCCCAGTCGCGATTGCTCGTGCATGGTTTATCGTATTGCAGTTAGAGACAGTATCAAGTGGCAGTCCGACGTACAATTTCAGGCCATCAACCTGCAAGGATCGGCAAGAAATTACTTATTCAGACTTTCTACAATCATCGAACAATAAGATAATGCAGGATATAAGCATGATGGTTGTTATCAAGTCAAAAACAAATGGGAAAGAATCACCTTAAATAAATGTCTATAGAATCAATGCGGTTATAACAATGTCACTTGTGTTTTGAGTCCATTTCATGTTTTttgcaaatatttgatcaatGTTGCATCCCTTGATGCTTCAACCAATTTTTTGTCGCGTCTCTGCTTGATATTCGCACTTTACAACTCTCTTCTCTATATCTTTACTTCTATACCATACTAAACTAGAATGCGTTCGTGTCTCTTTTGGTATATCCTTCTCAATTTTAAAACATATCCCTCCTTGCAATAATCTTTTAGTTATCATGTCATCAACATTTAGAATAGTAGTTTCTTCGAACAAAGATACAAAATATTCTAAATTCtataatttaaactttaaagtcATTTAACATTGATGTGTCCCACATACCACATATGTACAAAGTGTATGGATGCCAATATTTGCAGAAGACTTGCTTTGATTTAGGGTATAAATGTTGTCAAACAGAGCATATTCAAGATTTTGATTTTACAACTATATctataaacatttttttttgaaaaaaaaaaaagaaaagaaaagaaaagaaagaaatggaAGTTAATAGCAAAAACAGCCACGGTTCTTATTTAAAGCCTAAAGGAATCAAAACATGCtgctaaaaattcaaaatcagGCATCAGAAATATACTGATTAcaaagaaatcaaatccgttTCCTCAGAAAAATGAATATTCCACCACAGTCTACACGAGTTGAACCATACAAAAGGATAAATAACCAAAAAAGGAACACATCAAAATAGAAACAAATATTCAGTCTAAAAAAACATAAGCAACACCCAGAATGTTATATATTAACATAATggaacaaaatattaaatatatggATGATATGAGTAAGCTTACAGGAActgttcttgaaatatttgaagCTTTCTCTGGAATAACCGAAACTCCATTTTCAGAAGTGCCAGAGGCTCTGAGAGTGAAACCAAAGGCAGATTTTGAAGGCCAAACCAAGCTACGACCAAAATTACACCCCTTTGAGTAATTATGATTGTTCCTCAAATTACACACCCCAGCATTCAAATTCTTGCtaaaactaaacaatccaacatcATTATTTCTTCCAAGATTCACCTGCAAGCTTCCCACCACCGAAACCTCCATATTTAGGAATCAAGTTTGCTAATAAGCAAAAAGATTGAATCTTTTTAGCTACTGTGCTCAAGAAAATGGACGAAGACTTGTACAGAGTGTTGGATTtctttaggttaatgggttttgaTTCAAGTGGAAGAAGAGAAAATAGGGTTCAGGGATTTGTGTGAAATTTGTGGGGATGAAATGCTCAGATATATATTGAACTGAAGTGGACAATGGACATCGTAGTGGATAAGGAGGAAAAGtggattttatatttaaaaaatattaatattttattaaaaagtgAGTGGAGAAAGTCTTTTTAAGACACGTGGCAATTTGTGGTGAGACAAAACCTATCAACACCTAGacgataattttttttacttataataataataaaataatgataataataataataatgtaataTATCTTGCATTTATAGATTTTTACAtgcaataaatatttaatttttccaTTAGGTCTATCATCAGGCTTTTAACTTTTTCCCCCGTTTTTTAGGTGTGATAAATTGGGAAGACTACATTTTCAATCATAAAATTTGCATGTTTatcatatttgatttgatgttgaTATCTATAAATTCACGATCTTAATcgaataacatatatatatatatatatatatatatatattcaattttaatcattttttatcaaaatattGACGTGACATTTGATACATTAACAATAtttatatcattattttttagcaTCACGTCAATACCCaaaaaaaaatgacaaataTCGAAAAAATTGGAAATAAATGAACTAACATAATGTAAATCTACCATCTCTTTCATTATAATTTAgtagaaataataaaaataataataattattatataatatgcGTATAAAGAAAATTTGGCAAAAATTTTGTTTCCTAGtgaaaaataaaaacctttGAACTTGGATCACAAGATATTTTGTGGATAACAGAAATTTTGGTGATGTGTAAAGAGAAAGAACCATTTTGAGATTGGACCATTTTATGCCAAACAATTTCACAGCCAtcacaatatt comes from the Henckelia pumila isolate YLH828 chromosome 1, ASM3356847v2, whole genome shotgun sequence genome and includes:
- the LOC140887317 gene encoding inactive beta-amylase 9-like yields the protein MEVSVVGSLQVNLGRNNDVGLFSFSKNLNAGVCNLRNNHNYSKGCNFGRSLVWPSKSAFGFTLRASGTSENGVSVIPEKASNISRTVPVDGLKLYVGLPLDTVSNCNTINHARAIATGLKALKLLGIDGVELPVYWGIAEKEAMGKYQWTSYLTVVEMVQELGLKLHVSLCFHSSEEHEIQLPEWVSRVGESEPGIYFTDRSGRQYKNCLSLAVDDLPVLDGNTPVEVYKAFCDNFKSTFSAFLGTTITGISIGLGPEGELRYPSHHHSVNSNGAGEFQCYDKFMLNNLKQHAETHGNPLWGLGGPHDSPSYNDHNPISIGFFAENGGSWESLYGNFFLCWYSNLLVSHGDRILSLAASTFNDVPITISGKVPLTHSWYRSRSHPSELAAGFYNTDNRGGYNAFAEIFSRNSCKMILPGIDLSDDHQSAASLSSPEMLLKQITSSCRDHGVKISGQNLSALGDSSGFEQIKKVLLDENVTTDLFTYQRMGAYFFSPQHFPLFTQFMRCLKQPIQSLDDLPAEGDETVKSLHGMDLKMQVA